In Plasmodium gaboni strain SY75 chromosome 14, whole genome shotgun sequence, one genomic interval encodes:
- a CDS encoding putative ribonucleoside-diphosphate reductase, large subunit, whose translation MSDNIKRLPLPAENGEIKKTASGRLSDDGIKRTPSGKPIQTMYVLNRKGEEEDISFDQILKRIQRLSYGLHELVDPARVTQGVINGMYSGIKTCELDELAAQTCAYMATTHPDFSILAARITTDNLHKNTSDDVAEVAEALYTYKDVRGRPASLISKEVYDFILLHKDRLNKEIDYTRDFNYDYFGFKTLERSYLLRINNKIIERPQHLLMRVSIGIHIDDIDKALETYHLMSQKYFTHATPTLFNSGTPRPQMSSCFLLSMKADSIEGIFETLKQCALISKTAGGIGVAVQDIRGQNSYIRGTNGISNGLVPMLRVFNDTARYVDQGGGKRKGSFAVYIEPWHSDIFEFLDLRKNHGKEELRARDLFYAVWVPDLFMKRVKENKNWTLMCPNECPGLSETWGEEFEKLYTKYEEENMGKKTVLAQDLWFAILQSQIETGVPYMLYKDSCNAKSNQKNLGTIKCSNLCCEIIEYTSPDEVAVCNLASIALCKFVDLEKKEFNFKKLYEITKIITRNLDKIIERNYYPVKEAKTSNTRHRPIGIGVQGLADTFMLLRYPYESDAAKELNKRIFETMYYAALEMSVELASIHGPYESYQGSPASQGILQFDMWNAKVDNKYWDWDELKAKIRKHGLRNSLLLAPMPTASTSQILGNNESFEPYTSNIYYRRVLSGEFFVVNPHLLKDLFERGLWDEDMKQQLIAHNGSVQYISEIPDDLKELYKTVWEIKQKNIIDMAADRGIFIDQSQSLNIYIQKPTFAKLSSMHFYGWEKGLKTGAYYLRTQAATDAIKFTVDTHVAKNAAKLKNAEGVQITREVSRETISTESTVTQNVCPLRRNNDEQCLMCSG comes from the exons atgagtgataatattaaaagacTACCATTACCAGCAGAAAATGgagaaattaaaaagacTGCATCAGGAAGATTAAGTGATGATGGTATTAAGAGAACCCCATCAGGTAAACCTATACAAACAATGTATGTGTTAAATAGAAAGGGAGAAGAAGAAGATATATCCTTTGATcaaattttaaaaagaatacAAAGGTTATCATATGGTCTACATGAATTAGTAGATCCTGCTAGAGTCACACAAGGTGTAATAAATGGGATGTATAGTGGTATAAAAACCTGTGAATTAGATGAATTAGCTGCTCAAACATGTGCATATATGGCTACAACTCACCCTgatttttctatattagCTGCACGTATTACTACAGATAATTTGCACAAAAATACTAGTGATGATGTTGCAGAAGTAGCCGAAGCATTATATACCTACAAAGATGTTAGAGGTAGACCAGCTAGCTTAATTAGTAAGGAAGTAtatgattttattttattacataaaGATCgtttaaataaagaaatagATTATACTAGGGATTTtaattatgattattttgGATTTAAAACCTTGGAAAGATCTTATTTATTACgtattaataataaaattattgaAAGACCTCAACATTTATTAATGAGAGTTTCTATTGGTATACATATAGATGATATAGATAAAGCTCTAGAAACATATCATTTAATGTCTCAGAAATATTTCACCCATGCAACTCCtacattatttaattcaGGGACGCCCAGACCACAAATGTCTTCTTGTTTCTTATTATCGATGAAAGCAGATTCTATTGAAGGTATTTTTGAAACTCTAAAACAATGTGCTTTAATTAGTAAAACTGCAGGAGGTATTGGTGTAGCAGTACAAGACATAAGAGGACAAAATTCTTATATTAGAGGTACCAATGGAATATCTAATGGTTTAGTACCTATGTTAAGAGTTTTTAATGACACTGCAAGATATGTAGATCAAGGTGGAGGAAAACGTAAAGGATCTTTTGCTGTTTATATTGAACCATGGCATTCAGatatatttgaatttttAGATTTAAGGAAAAATCATGGAAAAGAAGAATTAAGAGCACGAGATTTATTTTATGCTGTATGGGTTCCTGATCTTTTTATGAAGAGAgttaaagaaaataaaaattggACCCTAATGTGTCCAAATGAATGTCCAGGTTTAAGTGAAACATGGGGTGAAGaatttgaaaaattatatactaaatatgaagaagaaaatatggGAAAAAAAACAGTTCTTGCTCAAGATTTATGGTTTGCTATATTACAAAGCCAAATAGAAACAGGTGTACcatatatgttatataaagatTCTTGTAATGCTAAATCtaatcaaaaaaatttagGTACTATTAAATGTAGTAACTTATGTTGTGAAATTATAGAATATACATCCCCTGATGAAGTTGCTGTATGTAATTTGGCATCTATAGCTTTATGTAAATTTGTAGATttggaaaaaaaagaatttaattttaaaaagttATATGAAATTACTAAAATTATTACCAGAAATTTAGATAAAATTATAGAAAGAAATTATTACCCAGTCAAAGAGGCAAAAACATCCAATACTAGACACAGACCTATTGGTATTGGTGTACAAGGATTAGCAGATACATTTATGTTATTAAGATATCCATATGAATCTGATGCTGCAAAAGAATTgaataaaagaatatttgAAACAATGTACTATGCTGCTTTAGAAATGTCTGTTGAATTGGCTTCTATACATGGACCATATGAATCCTATCAAGGAAGTCCAGCTAGCCAAGGAATATTACAATTTGATATGTGGAATGCTAAAGTTGATAACAAATATTGGGATTGGGATGAATTAAAAGCTAAAATTCGTAAGCATGGTTTAAGAAACTCATTATTATTAGCACCTATGCCAACTGCATCTACTTCACAAATTCTTGGAAATAATGAATCCTTTGAACCATATACTagtaatatttattatagAAGAGTTTTAAGTGGAGAATTTTTCGTTGTTAATCCCCATTTGTTAAAAGATTTATTTGAAAGAGGTTTATGGGATGAAGACATGAAACAACAATTAATAGCTCACAATGGAAGTGTTCAATATATAAGTGAAATACCAGATGACTTAAAGGAGTTGTACAAAACAGTATGGGAAATTAAGcaaaagaatattattGATATGGCTGCAGACAGGGGTATTTTCATTGATCAG TCCCAatctttaaatatttatattcaaaaaCCAACCTTTGCAAAACTATCAAGTATGCATTTCTATGGATGGGAAAAAGGATTGAAAACGGGAGCATACTATTTAAGAACCCAAGCAGCCACGGATGCTATTAAATTTACTGTTGATACTCATGTTGCAAAAAATGCAGCAAAACTCAAAAATGCAGAGGGAGTACAAATTACAAGAGAAGTTTCCAGAGAAACAATTTCAACTGAATCAACCGTAACTCAAAATGTATGTCCTTTAAGACGTAATAATGATGAACAATGTTTAATGTGTTCAGgataa